Below is a window of Candidatus Viadribacter manganicus DNA.
CGCTGGAGCCTAAGGTGATCGTTCTCTCAGTCGATGTGGAGATCGGCTCAGGAAATTGTCTTCGGAATGAGGTAACGCGAGCTGGAATTGCTGCGTCTCTCTCCAAAGAACACTCGCGCATACCAAGAGGTGCAAAGATATTCTCTGTCGCCCAGAGATCGTAGGGTTGGCCCGTTACGCGTTCAATGATCTTCGCGAGGAGCACATAACCCGTGTTGGAGTAACGCTGCTCTGCGCCAGGCGTGAAGTTCAACGATTGCTGACGAGCAGCCATCGCCACCACGTCGTCTATCGAAATTCCATCCTCGATATTTCGTCCAGTCAGTGCGAAGAGGCCATCCCAGTCACGTAGGCCGCTCGTATGCTCGAGAAGATGCTGAACGGTGATTGGCGTCCCATAGTCCGGCAGCTCTGGCAGATAACGCCGCACATCATCATCGAGCCTGAGTTGGCCTCGTTCTACCAACAGAGCGACACCGTAAGCGGTGAATTGCTTCGAGACTGAAGCCAGATCGATAGGCGATTGCAGCGAAAGCGGCCGGTGACCGTCGGAATTCTCCACCCCAATTGCGCCCTGGTAAGAGATCTCGCCATCCTGCATCACCACAAGCACGGCGCCTGGCCCGCCGGGCTCGTACCAACTTTCAAACAATTGGGCGGCTCGATCGGCGGGGCGGTATTGGGTACGCTCGTGTCGCGTCAATTCGATCGTGTACGAGACGTCCGAAGCATCCCACTCGAACATGGCGATCTGGATGGCGTATTCACCCGCTCTCGCGGCATCGATCGTAACGACTTCGGCCTGGCCCTCGCCATTTTGATCGAAGATGCCGACAACCGCACCCTCTGGGTCAAATACAACCGCCGCGAGATTGCCTTGCAGCTGCGGAATGCGCACCGCAGCGAAATCTCCAGCCTGCAAACGCAGGGAGTAACGCTGAACCTGACCTCCCTGAAGCGTGGCGCTCATGGGTCGGCGAAGGCGCAACTGGGAGGTCGCGAGTTCGGGGTGCGGCGCAACAAAACGCGACGTTGGAAACAAGCTCGCGCCAGAGTGAGCTGCGGCAGGCCCTCCAGCGGCGACCAGTGAGCAACAAGCCAGCAAGCTCAAGCGCAAGACGTTCGTTCTCATCGCCATCCCCCAATCACAACAGCTAAGAGATGCGCACCATCACCGCCTTGGATGCATCTGGGCGCAGCTAGGTCGCGAAGTAGCTTCTCACGAGGGGCCCGCCAGCGTCGCAGCAAGGAATTGTGCGGCCGGTCTAATCTCGTGGCTACCGCCAGCAAAAGCGCTCTGCGTGTTGCCGAGGCATGTCCGTCGCGGCTACGAGCCAGATATCAACCCAAGGCGACGGTGCAAAATGAACAAGAGGGTTCTCATTGTCGGAAATAGCGACGGAATGGGCTTAGCGTTGACAAAGCGCCTAGTCGCACGAGGCGATAGCGTTCTTGGCGTATCAAGATCTGACTTCGCGCCATTGGGCATGCAGCACCAACAACACAAACTCGATATACGCACCCCTGGCTTCTACGATAAATTGTGCGAACTGATAGCCGAAGACCAATCCGTCGACATCGCGGTCTATTGCGCCGGAATGGGTGAACCCTTTGGGACATCTGACGTCACCGCAGATGCCGACACGATCCGCGTAAATCTCGGCGGCCTTGCTGACACCGTTCGCGCCGTGCTGCCTGGGATGAGAGGTCGCAGGAAGGGGCAGATTGTCGGGGTGTCGAGCATTGGAGACATGGCGTCCGCCGCTGCGCCAGCTTATGGCGCTTCAAAAGCTGGTGTCACCGCTTACCTGCGCGGACTTCGCCGCCCTCTCGGCGCGCTTGGCGTTCGCGTGAGCGTCGTGCGGTTGGGCTTTGTCGCAACCAAGATGGCGAAAGCGGACTTTCGCCCATTCATGATCAGCGCCGATGCGGCCGCATCAATCTTGCTCAACGTGATAGACAAAGCGCCTGCCAGTAAAACCCACCCATGGACAATGCATGTGCTGACGCGAATGCTGTCGCCGTTCATGGCGTAAGGCGCCGAGGTTCGGCCGCGAGCGCATGCGCTGCATGAAGCGCAGCAAAATCCCAACAGCGGCAGTTCCCGCTTCAGCGTCGCAAAGCCGACATCATTCGTCTGGGCATCGCAGGTAGCGGACATCAGTGCCGGCACTTAGTATTCGTGCCGATGCTCCGAGGTTCCTAACGCGGAATTCCCAAAGCCTTACCGCCTTGTCGGCGCACGCCGTCGAAGACCTATGCCGATGCATTGTATAGAGCCACACGCTCTATAACGGCACGCACGTCAATCTCGCCCGTAGAGTTCAACAGATAGAGCGCAAACGAACGGCCCGCATGGTTCATGAGTGCCGTGCTCAAGCTAGCATTCATGGCCGCGCCAAGGATCATTCCGCCGACGGGCAACGCCAGGAGCCAGCCGGCGGCCACGCTAGCCCCGGAAGACGCCGTCAGAACGCTCAATGCGATCTTTCGAGCGTCATCATCGCTAAGCGTGCGTTGCGCTCGCTGAGCCAGGTCCTTGAACATGTTCGTCATGGTCGGTGCCGTCACGACCAAATCCGCGCCTGGGCCAATCACACCGCCTACAATGCCTACCGCGCCCAGGGCGTGCGTGTATCCTTCGATCACGCGCAGCATCTCCGGTGGTATCGACGTCACCTGTCGCGCCGCGATCATTCCGGCAATCAATTGCGTCATCCGTGGAGCGCCGTCGCTCGCACGGAGCGCGGCCTGCAGCGCATGCGGCGACGCCTCGCGAAACGCATTGACGATCATGTCCGCGGTGGCCGCGTTTTCCATGGCTCCTTCCAGCAACCCAGCGCATACCATCCTGTCGAAAGCAGGCGTATCGGCGTCGAGCATAATGGCCACTTGTTTCACGGCGCGATCCGAACGCGCGGCTAACGTGAGCAGTGATTCCAATTCGGCACCGCCGGATATATCTACTTCGAAGACATCGCCACAACCTTCAAACAGATAGCGAATGTCGCTCGCGCTGCATCGTAGAGGGGCCTGTCCCACCTCCCATAGCGTGAAAGGCTCTTCCAGCGACGCTGCGATACGCGCCGATCCCGAGACAAGCGCGCGCACTACTCGATCTCCACCTGTGCGCCGAGCGCTTCGAGCTTTCGTCGCACAGTTCGCCAGATCGGTATGTCTTCGGGATCTGCCGGGTCAGGACCACGCACCGAGGCGATCGAGGACGCGTGCATTGAACCAAAGATGTGAAGCTCGATGAAGTCGCTCTTATCTGAGCCCAGATCCCCGTTCATGAGGCGCTTGGCAAAGTCGTCCTCGGTCTCCGACCCACCCAACTGCGCGCCCAACTTTGCCATAACAACGCGCGCTCGATCTTCCCAGCCCGACCGGAACCCAACCGGCGGTTCTGAGCCTGCCACTACGTTGTGACGCGCAAGGAAATGAAATGGGTTTTCGGTGAACACCGTCGTGCGATGCGCAATCGTCTTCTCTTTTAATGTGATGGTGTAGGGCCCGTAATAGGTCAGCCCTCTGCCATCCAAACTCAGCGTGGCGATGTTTAGTTGATCGAAGAAGTAGGGACTGATCGCGCTCTCGGCCGCTATGCGCTGCTTATCGTACGTATCCTCATTGGGCCGGCGGTGCCCCTGCTTCACCAGCTGATGATACGAATAGAAGAGCTGGGACTCGCTGGCGACCCAGTTATAGAGCGGCCCAAGGCGCCGGTTCATCACCGCTTTGGAGAGTTCGACGCGCTCGGCGAGTTGCTCAAAGATAGCTGTAGCGCCGTTGCGCACCGCGGTTTGACTGACTCTCTCGCAGCGAGCATTCAGCGCCTCGCGCTCAACGGCACGAGTTGCGTAGCGAACATTCGGAAATCCGACATCGTGCTTGCAGACGACACATTCCCGCTCGTCAGGGGCAACGCCCCATCGGCACTCAGAGCATTTGAATTCCGACGCCAACCTAAAACCTCAGCTGCCTACGACGTTATTACAAGTTGCGCCGCCGGGGACATCCCCAAAAGCGCCTGCGCAACCTCAAATGGCCGCGGCCGCCCCTTATCTGGGATGATCTCGATCGCCGTCGTTCCGCAGACCCCGCGCCTCCATCCCGTCAATCCCGGATGATCCCAAAAGCAGCCGCTGGCTTGAACGCGGCGCAAAACGGACGGTCGGCGTACAAAGTCCGGCGAGACGCCCTCTCTGCCGAGCTAGCAGCCAGCTCAGCACGCAGCTACGCGGACGGAAACGCCAGCGTCGTCATTTGGTCATCCAATTCGAACACCAGCACCATGAGGTCAGCCACGCTTAGATCTTTCAGAATGTCACGCCCATTGTCAGCCGGCGAATAGGTGAGATTGTACCACGTCACAGGACGAGCGTTGGCACTCTTGAAAGCAACGGTGCCATTGGTGTGAATCAGAAAATCGCGCACGCGACGAGCAAAAGCAAACGTAGCGGGCCATTGATTTATGTCGGGCCCAAAAGCGGCCTCCATGTCGGGCCGCCAACGTTCGTAAAAACGTTCATACGTGAGTGACGCGAGGCGCATCATCGCTGCATCAAAAGGACTATGGACTGCCTTGGGAAGAGCTACATCATCGGGTTTGCTAAGTGGCGCGGCGACGGTGACTTGGAGGGCAGCGATGCTCACGCCTTGAGCAATCGCAAACATCGGCGCGAAGGAGCTTAGTCTGAGCGCCCTATCGGGGAATTGCGTGCTTATCGTTTGCATGAAGTCGCCGGGTTTCCACGTGGCCATGACTTGCGCGCCCCCGGCCAACACAAGGAACGACGTGTTGAGCGCGCTTGTGAGCACCTGAAGGTCTAGCATCGGCTGAAATAGCCTGTGACCCGCAGTGACTTGTTCATCGCGAAGCTGATAGCTCAAGGCAAAACACCTCCGCCCAGGCTCATGACCACCGGATAACGGACCTTCGGTTCACCCAATGGTACATAGGCTCGAGGCCTTGGCCGCCCACTACCGCTCACGCGCGACACGAAGGCCGCCTCCGTCGTGGGCCTCAGAAAATTGATCTACCGCGCCGCCGAGTTCGGATTCGCTTGAGTGCCAAGAGCCTCCCAAGAAGCGCATACTCTGCGAGTCCTCCAGGACAAGTTCTGAAACATTGCCGAGGACGTCGTAGAGACCAAAAGCGTTCGGCTGAAACGAGCCAACGGGGAGCGGCCCATTCAATCCGCACGCGCCGTAGGCCACGCCGTTGCGCGCGCCGCGGGCGCAACCCGGCGCATCATTGCCCCAGTAATAGTTCTGCTGCCGTCCACCCGGGAACGCAGCCACGCTCCATTCCTCGAAAGTCAGCCAACGATAACGATGCCCGGTTCGCTGACTAAGCCATTCCAGGTACACATCAGCGCCACCGCTTATGCCGACAACGGGATGCCTCGCGTCTCCCTCAAGCAGGCTCCCGCCGCTCGGGCAACCTCCGTCAGTGATGCAAGCATTCCACTGCCCGATCGTCACTTCATGTTGGCTGATAGCGATCGACAGGCCAGGAATCCAAACCATAAACGGGCAATCGCCGCAGTCTCGAAATGGCTGCGGTGTCGGATACGATACCGATATGGGCGCGGCGCGGCTTCGCAGATCTCTGCACGGGGCGGAGACATCATGCACCGGACATTCGTCGATACGATCCTCCACCCCCGGCATCATCGGATCACGAAGCCAGCCATTGCGGCGCCCGTCTTCGCGCTCGACGTAAACCCAGTCGATACTTTCGGCGCCAGCGTCTTCGTATCTTATTTCGGGAGAGTCTTCGCCGCCGGTGGAAACGTCGATGGGGCCGCCGCGTCGCCAATATCTCATGGTCCCGCCGCCCTCGTCATCGTATTCGGCCCAGAGAAGATAAAGCACGTCGCCTACTTCAACTCCGCCGCCGGCGCGCGTGACGACGCCGCGCCGAGGTTGAATGTGCTGCTCATAGCGAACGGCGTTCACCCATTCGCCGACGGCAAGGCGGTCCATAACTGGGGCGCTGATGCGAGGCTCGGCATAGACCGGCGTTTCACCATCCGCCAACCAGCGCCCCGGAAAATTAAGGCAACCTCTGTAGTTGCACCCCATCGATGCATGCTCGAAGCGAGCGTAGCCGCCTTCAACTATATCGAGCCCCGCGAGCGCTGGGTCAGTGGGATTTTCCTGCGCTTGTGGAGCGGCGTTTCCCTCATCGGGCCCCAACGCGCCGCTAATCTGCGCGCACGCGCTCACGAGAAGCACAAGCGCCGCCGCCAACGCCAAACGAACGTGCATGCTCTTCCTTCCCGCGCGATTCGAGGGCAGATGCTAGGCGCGTGCGGAAGCGCCGTCACGGCGTGATGGGCGATCGCTAGGCAGAAAGATCACATCGTCCTGAAGCCAGAGCGCGACGTCCGGCGCCAGCATATCCGTGAAGGCGCTGGCCCTTTCAAACGGCGCGGGCTGCTGAATCCCCTCATCGGACGCCAGCACGGCTGAGCCGAAAAGCGGACGTCCCGGTACAAAGAAAAGCCCGTCGGTGAGTTACACCACTACCAAGCCAACTTTCGCAGAGCGGAAATCCGGATTCGCGCCGCCACTTTCGCCAACTCTAATGGGCAAGAGTCCGAGATACGCGCGACTCTCGTCGTGCCATTCATGGGCCCACGAATAATCGAGCACAGGGGCGCCGGCCTCACACGCGTTCGCGTTGGACGCCAGCATCACCCGGTTTGACCATTTGCAATATTGAAAGGCGTCAAACCATGAAATGTTGGCGGCAGGTTCTGCGCCCCCAGCATCAAGCGCAAAGCCGTCGCGATCGAGCGCAATGCCCTGCACGCTCGTGTAGCCCAGCGCCGAAGGCGGATGATGGCCGAACCCGGTTTGCATGCGCCAACCGGTCTTTTTGCAGAAATCAGCAAAGGAGGCGCCGCTCACGTATGACGGCGCACCGGCGTGGACTGCACCGACGTCGTAACCGCGCTTGAGGCGCGGCACCAGGAAACGGCACACATTGTAAGCGCCGATCAAATTGAAGCGCGCCAGCGCGATCGAGCGGTAGTCCGCCATCTCGATCGCTATGGCGCGTGACAAAAAGAATTCGAAGTATGAGTTATGCCGGAACGAGAACGCGCCATTGTCGGCTTCGACCAGCATCCCACATGCAAGCGCCGCTTCAGCAATATCATCTGGCGGCGCGACGCGGCTAAGCGCGCATAAGGAAAGCGTGTTCAACGCATAGTCCACGTCTTTGCGGGCAATCCGATGATCGCGCAGCAATGTTGCCGAGATGGCAGTCTCATAAAGGCGGTCCAGGTCCACCACCCCGCCTTCGTCCAGCATAAGGGGCAGCGCTGTTTCAAGGAGTCGAAGTGTAAATGGCGCACGCGCGAACTGCGCAAGATCGGGCCTGCGCTCAACTTCGCGCGCCATCGCCTCATTCAGGCCGGATAAGTATCGCCGGGCGTCGTTCTCTTTGACCTCCGTGAGTTTAAGGAATGCCGGGCGATCAGGGACAATGCCATTGAGCGCCATGGCGATGGCGTCTTCGGTGCGGTCGACACAACCGTGGCTCCGCTGCTTTTCCAGGAACGGCAATGCCTCTTCGGCAAGGCCGGTATAGAACATGGTGCGGCAGGTCAACGCGATGCGCGCCCCACCTGGAATAGATTGCGCCAAGGCTTCGAGAGCTGACGCGTGCTCCGACAGATCGGTGTCGGTGGGGCGCATGATTTCATCAAGAGCGTCAAGCAAAAGCACAACTTCTCGCCGCCCAGCAGCTTCTGCCGCCAAATCCTGGTCCGGAGCATTCACCGCAAGTTCGCTCAATGCGGAGAACGAGTGGGGCGGCGCATTCCTCAGATCGCGGAACGAAATCAGTAGCGGCAACTCTTGTCGCTCGCTCGCGATCTCTGCTGCAAACCAACACATGAGGCCAGTTTTGCCGCTGCCGAAGTCTCCCAGGATGACGATGGAGCGCGGCGCCGGGCGATCGAGCCAATCCTGGAGCGCGGTTCGCGCGGAAACCTCATTGCCGTCTTCGGTGACTGCTTGAAGGTCAATCGGATCGCGCGCCCATGATTGAGACAAATGGTTCGCGGCAAGACCTGCCGCGTACCGCATACGCGCGCCCGCCGCGTTTGGCGCTGACCTGCCCTGGCGTTCGAGCATATCGAGGCGCAGCAGCTCCAGTGCGCGCACCAATGGCGCGACCACGGTATCAAGTTCTTGAGGTAGGGCTTCGACGCGCCGCGCGATTTCAGGAATACCGCGGGTCAGTTCCACGATTTCCACGATTTTGGTCGTGGTGAAGACCGCACAAAAACGCGTGTCGGTCTTCAGCGCTTCCATCAAGAAGGCAGCGAACGCATCGGCCCAGGCCGGAACGCCTTCGACCTTGCCGCAGAAGAGTGCTTCGAACTGTGCCGGCACAGCGACACCACTAAGGGCTGCTGTCAATTCCGCTCGGACCGCCTCCTCCGCATCGGTCCGGATCTGCGCAAGCCGTGTTGGATCGAAGGCGTCGGCGGGGTTTAAGAACGCCTCTTCGGCTGCCGCGTCGAGGCGCTTGGCGAGTTCTTCATCTACATTGTGCCTTCCGGCCTTATGAAGCTCTTCTGAAATCCAAGCCTGGGCGCGGTCGACAAAATGTTTAGCGTAAGGCGGAGAGAACCCCGCCCAATCCGGATCGGGATGCTTTTGGTACTTGCTGACCAGGAGATCGAGCGCTTGGAGCTGAGCGCTCCGCATCGCACGCAACGCGTCGTGATTGGCGGGAAGCCCTCGCCGTCCAGCAATACGGCGGACCACCTCTTGCGAAAACTCACAGAAGACGCGGTCCGAGCGGTTTCCGATGACGCCCTGCACCACGGCCGCAGCGCCACCCATCGCCAGCGCGCTTAGAGTGATTGGATCCGCCACAGCCCCTCGCGGTCATGATCCAGCTTGGGTAGATTGACAGACGTATCGCGGTCAAGCGCGCTTAAAGGGCGCAAATCCGACGCCAGCACGATCCCTGCGTCGCACAGGGTGTTCTCTGAAACCAATGACCTCGTCGAGCCAGCCGGACATCCCAAGCGCTTTGCCAAGGACATTCTCAATGGGAAGGTCTCGCATCCTGCGCCGCTGTGGCACTCCAACGATGCCTTGGCCTGCACGAAATCGCCGCGCGGGATAGAGCCGCCGTGAAGTGGAAGGGAGCCATCGTGGACAACGCGCTCGTCAATGGCGCGCGACGATCTAGCTGCGGCGCTTGATCCCAAGAGCGGTCTTTGACGTGGATCGCCGCATTGCGGACGTTCGAGTTGCTCCGCACGGACGACACCAACTCGTCGAGCGCGGGCTCGTGGCGCAGTTGATACCCCGCGACCATCGCGAATTGTCGGGGCTTCAAAGATTCAAATTACTGCCCATGTGAAGAAGATGGACCCTAACAAATCTACCCCCGTTGATTTACTCGGGACCGTCCTTTTGAGAACTCTCAAGCTGTTGGGCTTCGGCATAGCCGCGATGGGCTCGGCGGCGATGCTCTATATGTTCTCAGCCACGGTCATGGCGGCGCTCGGAAACGATGTCCTCTACTCGGCCTTCAGCATGGCCGATGGGCAGATCTCTTCCGCCGCGATACCAATTTTTGGGTTGGCCGGCCTCGCTGGAATGATCGTGCTTGTGCTAACCACCGATATGCTGGGTGCTTCTGTTGGTCGGCGCCTCAACAACGCGTCGCAATTCTTGGCCGAGGAATGCGAAAGGGCAACATGGGAGCGTTGTCGGCGGGATCTGCGTCGCAGCGATGGCGAAGATTCCGTGGTGCTGACCGAGCGATCGCGCGGGCCACGCGGTGGCGTCAGCGTGCACAAAGTGAAATTTGACATCGACGCCTACTCGTTAGCTGGGCGCAACGCGTTCGCAGTGCTGAAAGACAGCGCGCCGAGACTTCTGAGGTTTCCCGTCTGGACGTTCTTTCTGGGCGCGCTGGCCTACACCGTCGCCTTGACGCTCGTGGGCGTCGCCGCGATCGGCCTTTTGGCGGGTCAAGGACTCATTCACATCAACGCTCAGCAAGGGGCTCTCATTGTCCTCGACGCCGTCCAGCGCGGCGGGTTGCTTGACCTTTACGAGTCATTCGGCTTTCCCGAGCCCTACACTGGGCCTTCACCAATAGAGCTAGACGCTTTGGAATTCGTTCTGCGCACACTGTCTTCAGTCTTGCTCGTCTCGTTCGTAATTTCTGGCGCGCGCCTTCTGCTGGCGGGCCGTGCTCTCAGAAGAGACTTCGACTTGGATGCTCTGACGGCGAGTGGACTTGCATGTCACACGTTGACGGTGATGCAGTTCGTTTCGCGCTTGAAAGCCTTATCTCGATACTTACAGCGCGGCGACGCTGTGGGCCTTGACGAGTCACGGCTCCAAGTCGAGCGAAACGCCTTGCTAATCCAGTTGGCGCCGATCGCCAAATCCATGCCGGAGCGGTTGGAGACGCCCACAAAATCTCGGCCATCCCCCCTGGAACGAAGCAAACTCGCGATCCTTGGTGAGGGCATTATAGGTGAGCGATCCGGGGCCGAGTGCCGGAAGGAGTGAGGACTGCCCCCGACGCCCAAAGGCAAATCCCAATAGCGGCCCTGCCCGATTCAACGCCGCAAAGCAGACGTGAGGGGTTCAATAATCATGAGCGACTGCGGTTGGGTCTGACCACGGAGGATCTATCCCGCGAGCGCGACCGCACGCTTCGCCTTTGGAGCCGCGCGACGCTCGCACGCCCTGCTTCCGATCGCCAACCGAACGAAACCACATCATGCGTTAACACCGAAAGGTTTTGCTACTTTGCATACCCGCTGGCTGACCCGCCAAGGAGTTCTTGATGGGAACGACGCGATGACGCGACGACCTAGTTCGACACGCGCGGAGCATGCTCGACTAATTCGAGGATCAGCAAAAACAGGTGCGCGGGGACTGTTCAAAAACGTTTGGCGCGTCGCAGGCTGGCTACTGACGACAATGGCAATCGTCAACTTGGCGATTGGCGTATTTACTCTAGAGCTTTGGCGTCGTCGAAATCGCCCCACGCACCCTCGGCAAATGGCTTCATGCTAAAGCGCTCGCGCCCGATGAGAGCAGCGATGACGCAAGCTAGAACAAAACCGATCAGCGTGATGAGGTGGGCAATGGCGAATGGCCCGGGGTAAACCTCAGACCAATGCGCGCTCCATGAAATGAGCTTATGGGGCGCATAAAGACGGAGCCCCGCAATATCGACCAAGGGCGCGCCAAGTGGAGCTTGGTGATCGAAAACCTCGGCCACGAAAGCGGTCGCGCCGATCGAGGCGGCGAGAAATACGACGCTGCCCGCACCGATAGACGCTAATCGCCGCCGCATCATTTGCGCTCCATCGAGCGCGCGCATCAAGCCATGTGCGAAAGGCGGCTTTCATCTGCGCGAGCACTCGCGCGCGAGCAAAGCCCGGCCCCTAGGCGCACCACAATAGGTCCCACTGGACCTATTGACAGAACCAAGATTTGTGCATGGACGCCGAAATGGCGCGAGAAGCGCAAGCAGCGGCGAAAATTCCGCAACACGTTCGAAGGGTCCCGTGTCTCGCGCCGTTACACGCCCCGCTAGACGTCGACCGTGCGCCAGCTCCCGCTGCGCAAGGTGCGCGTCTCGACCTGGTGTCCCCCAAAAGCCGCAAAGCTGTTGGCGGCGGCAGAGGTCTGCACCTTCGAGAAAATAGCACTGATTGAAATTGCAGGGCGCACGCCCCCTTGGCGTACTTCGACGCCGATGCGAGGATGAATCTCGGCGACGATACGGGACAAAATATGCGCCTTTGCCTTCTTGGCGCGACCGGTAATAGCGGTCGGCGGGTTTTATCTTTAGCGCTGGCGCGCGGCCACCAGGTCACCGCGCTCGTACGCCGGCCCGGCGCCCTTGCCGAGGCGCCAAACCTCACCAGCCAAATCTTGGATTATGAGAATGATGAAGCGCTCTGCGCTGCACTCGCCGATCATGATGTCATCATCAATTGCGCCGGCTACGTCACAGAGGGCGAGCGCTTTACCTCGCTTGTTGGCCGCATCATCAAAGCTGCAGATAAAGCCCAAGGCCCTCGCGGCCGGTTTTGGTTGTTCGGCGGCGCTGCGCTCTTGAATGTGCCCGGGTCAAATTTGATCGGTCTCGACCTTCCGGGCGTTCCAAAATTCTATGAGGCGCACCAGACCAATTATAATGCTGTTCGCGCCACTCACTTGGATTGGTCGATGCTCTGTCCAGGCCCGATGATTGACGCCCCCGACGGCCAAGGCACGCCCGGTCTTATAGTATCGGCCGATCAATGGCCTTTGCCGCGCCCCGCATTCAGTCGGTTTTTGCCGCGTGTGGCGACTTCACTGGCGTTCAAACAACGATTGCCCGAGCTCACCATCTATTATGAAGACGCAGCAAAAATTATTCTCGACCACTTAGAGCGCAATGGACGCTTCGCCCGCAAACGCGTCGGCGTTGCGCTACCCAAAGGCGAGCGTCGCTTTAAAGCGACGCGATAAGCTACCGCTCGCCATAGGCTCTAGACTCACTCATGATAGAACTTGCCCACACCCACCTTATGACTTTGACGCTTGATGTCGACTTTGCCGGCATGGTCAATGTTGGAACAATTCCCGCAGGCGTGCGCCGGATCGCGCCGGTCAGCGCCGGCGCTTTTAACGGCGAACGTTTGCGCGGGCGCGTTCAAGGCGGCGCCGATTGGGTCATTCATCGCCCCGACAGCGTCATGACCATCGATGTGCGCTTAACGCTCACAACTGAAGATCAAGCTGCGATTTATCTTGCCTATAAGGGGCGCTTTTTGGCAGCGCCCGAGGCGATGGCCAGATTTGCCCGCGGCGCCCAACTTCGCCCTGATGAATATTCGCTCGTGATCAGCGCCGCTTTTGAATGCGGCGATCCACGTTATGCGTGGCTGAACAATTGCCTCGCTGTCGGCGTCGGCGCCCAGATCAAAACCGGCGTTGTCTACCAGATTTTCGACATCGGCTGAGTTTGGAAAGACCCATCCAAGATAGCGACAGAGCCTGCATATTTTTCGGCGATTATTGCTATGATCACCCAAGCTTCCAGCACGCCCGAGCGCGGCGCGCGGCAACGGAGACAAAGATGTCTGGCTTTATCGATCCGACCAAAGAACGTTTTGGCTTGTTTCGCGCCGACGCGCGTCCAGGTCCGATCAACATGCTCAATCTTGTACGGTTCAGGGCGCAGGCAAACTACCCCGATGCGCGAAACGTGACCGGCGCTGAGGCCTACGCCGCCTATGGACGCGAAAGTAATGCGGTGTTCGCACGCGTTGGCGGACGCATCATTTGGCGCGGTACATTTGAGCTCACGCTCACAGGTCCAGAAACTGAGACCTGGGATGAGTGCTTTATCGCAGAATATCCAAG
It encodes the following:
- a CDS encoding beta-lactamase family protein, whose amino-acid sequence is MSATLQGGQVQRYSLRLQAGDFAAVRIPQLQGNLAAVVFDPEGAVVGIFDQNGEGQAEVVTIDAARAGEYAIQIAMFEWDASDVSYTIELTRHERTQYRPADRAAQLFESWYEPGGPGAVLVVMQDGEISYQGAIGVENSDGHRPLSLQSPIDLASVSKQFTAYGVALLVERGQLRLDDDVRRYLPELPDYGTPITVQHLLEHTSGLRDWDGLFALTGRNIEDGISIDDVVAMAARQQSLNFTPGAEQRYSNTGYVLLAKIIERVTGQPYDLWATENIFAPLGMRECSLERDAAIPARVTSFRRQFPEPISTSTERTITLGSSGLACSAHDLQRWIENYRTDPLGGGQVQRLVTQASASPTGTETDYVFGNWHGRRGDHAMVGHQGLAAGFRTSVHDFPDDHVRVIYLANDGNDATYERVRVIENLFLGIAPGPIEAPTDDYVPSTQAVLSNGEIAELVGRYHSDEIEADYEIFQVGQSIVARHRAAGDIRLTRQQADAFSSDKWFVPSLTFVRDAAGRPVGLRIESEDVGSLFFRRVRSGGST
- a CDS encoding formylglycine-generating enzyme family protein, with the translated sequence MHVRLALAAALVLLVSACAQISGALGPDEGNAAPQAQENPTDPALAGLDIVEGGYARFEHASMGCNYRGCLNFPGRWLADGETPVYAEPRISAPVMDRLAVGEWVNAVRYEQHIQPRRGVVTRAGGGVEVGDVLYLLWAEYDDEGGGTMRYWRRGGPIDVSTGGEDSPEIRYEDAGAESIDWVYVEREDGRRNGWLRDPMMPGVEDRIDECPVHDVSAPCRDLRSRAAPISVSYPTPQPFRDCGDCPFMVWIPGLSIAISQHEVTIGQWNACITDGGCPSGGSLLEGDARHPVVGISGGADVYLEWLSQRTGHRYRWLTFEEWSVAAFPGGRQQNYYWGNDAPGCARGARNGVAYGACGLNGPLPVGSFQPNAFGLYDVLGNVSELVLEDSQSMRFLGGSWHSSESELGGAVDQFSEAHDGGGLRVARER
- a CDS encoding NACHT domain-containing protein produces the protein MADPITLSALAMGGAAAVVQGVIGNRSDRVFCEFSQEVVRRIAGRRGLPANHDALRAMRSAQLQALDLLVSKYQKHPDPDWAGFSPPYAKHFVDRAQAWISEELHKAGRHNVDEELAKRLDAAAEEAFLNPADAFDPTRLAQIRTDAEEAVRAELTAALSGVAVPAQFEALFCGKVEGVPAWADAFAAFLMEALKTDTRFCAVFTTTKIVEIVELTRGIPEIARRVEALPQELDTVVAPLVRALELLRLDMLERQGRSAPNAAGARMRYAAGLAANHLSQSWARDPIDLQAVTEDGNEVSARTALQDWLDRPAPRSIVILGDFGSGKTGLMCWFAAEIASERQELPLLISFRDLRNAPPHSFSALSELAVNAPDQDLAAEAAGRREVVLLLDALDEIMRPTDTDLSEHASALEALAQSIPGGARIALTCRTMFYTGLAEEALPFLEKQRSHGCVDRTEDAIAMALNGIVPDRPAFLKLTEVKENDARRYLSGLNEAMAREVERRPDLAQFARAPFTLRLLETALPLMLDEGGVVDLDRLYETAISATLLRDHRIARKDVDYALNTLSLCALSRVAPPDDIAEAALACGMLVEADNGAFSFRHNSYFEFFLSRAIAIEMADYRSIALARFNLIGAYNVCRFLVPRLKRGYDVGAVHAGAPSYVSGASFADFCKKTGWRMQTGFGHHPPSALGYTSVQGIALDRDGFALDAGGAEPAANISWFDAFQYCKWSNRVMLASNANACEAGAPVLDYSWAHEWHDESRAYLGLLPIRVGESGGANPDFRSAKVGLVVV
- a CDS encoding NAD(P)-dependent oxidoreductase; translation: MRLCLLGATGNSGRRVLSLALARGHQVTALVRRPGALAEAPNLTSQILDYENDEALCAALADHDVIINCAGYVTEGERFTSLVGRIIKAADKAQGPRGRFWLFGGAALLNVPGSNLIGLDLPGVPKFYEAHQTNYNAVRATHLDWSMLCPGPMIDAPDGQGTPGLIVSADQWPLPRPAFSRFLPRVATSLAFKQRLPELTIYYEDAAKIILDHLERNGRFARKRVGVALPKGERRFKATR
- a CDS encoding DUF3237 domain-containing protein gives rise to the protein MIELAHTHLMTLTLDVDFAGMVNVGTIPAGVRRIAPVSAGAFNGERLRGRVQGGADWVIHRPDSVMTIDVRLTLTTEDQAAIYLAYKGRFLAAPEAMARFARGAQLRPDEYSLVISAAFECGDPRYAWLNNCLAVGVGAQIKTGVVYQIFDIG
- a CDS encoding DUF1330 domain-containing protein; the encoded protein is MSGFIDPTKERFGLFRADARPGPINMLNLVRFRAQANYPDARNVTGAEAYAAYGRESNAVFARVGGRIIWRGTFELTLTGPETETWDECFIAEYPSVEAFVEMIRDPIYKQAVKHRQAAVEDSRLIRLAPAATGAGFGSTDS